A portion of the Bacteroides faecium genome contains these proteins:
- a CDS encoding LytR/AlgR family response regulator transcription factor produces MKAIIIEDETAAVNSLKAVLQQNSVTEIEVIAELESIEESVEWFRCSSQPDIIFMDIHLADGLAFKIFEQVEIAAPVVFTTAYDEYALQAFQVTSIDYLLKPVTLNTLEHALNKFFLFNPAEREEHIRQTNSAIKNRNEVKKLLIMLADKFYPLSVDDIYYFYTTREKVTAYTFDGKKHPVDRTLDTLGEQLDKRLFFRANRQFIISRKSIKDVNIWLGNRLSVNLLLPVPERIIISKVKTPVFKKWLMQEDN; encoded by the coding sequence ATGAAAGCAATAATTATTGAAGATGAAACAGCAGCAGTAAACAGTTTGAAAGCTGTTTTGCAACAAAATTCGGTAACGGAGATTGAAGTGATTGCTGAACTGGAAAGCATTGAAGAAAGTGTGGAGTGGTTCAGATGCTCGTCGCAACCGGATATTATTTTCATGGATATTCATTTGGCAGACGGACTGGCTTTTAAAATATTTGAGCAAGTGGAAATTGCTGCTCCTGTAGTATTTACAACTGCTTATGATGAGTATGCTTTACAGGCTTTTCAGGTGACCAGCATTGATTATTTGTTGAAACCTGTTACACTCAATACATTAGAACATGCTTTGAATAAGTTTTTCCTTTTCAATCCGGCGGAACGAGAGGAGCATATTCGACAAACTAATTCTGCTATTAAAAATCGTAATGAGGTAAAAAAGTTGCTGATAATGCTTGCTGATAAGTTCTATCCGCTTTCGGTAGATGATATTTATTATTTTTATACGACCCGGGAGAAAGTTACGGCCTATACCTTTGACGGCAAAAAACATCCTGTAGACCGTACACTGGATACACTTGGTGAACAACTGGATAAACGGCTTTTCTTTCGTGCTAATCGTCAATTTATTATATCCCGTAAATCAATTAAAGATGTAAATATTTGGTTGGGCAACCGACTTTCTGTAAACTTACTATTGCCTGTTCCGGAGCGTATTATAATAAGTAAGGTAAAGACTCCGGTATTCAAAAAGTGGCTTATGCAGGAAGATAATTGA
- a CDS encoding sensor histidine kinase, which produces MLRSTRNEFLIGFTLSVILSLFANFALLIRRYDLMMDSKLPGSSYAIEKYELWFSVLWFFFFSFVLFVLYRWAYRWGDKVFQHKEVKTIGLAMGSIFIVALGLYRAYPVINTAVMGKVCNVSVLHDCAERSIMITEVSGKMLDTVSGSVVEPDKIRVGVNTVFSTAYSNPLLIEHIFVLLTIMLSMLLLHLLDKKQEMKLEYEKIKVEKLQNSYNALMGQINPHFFFNSLNGLNSLIRMGEQEKTLEYLNGLSNVFRYILQSNHKTLVTLDEELQFIKAYTYLLSVRYENKLFFSIRIADICLQKRLPILSLLPLIENVVKHNVISMQHPLQIEIYTTSEDLLVVSNFIQPKMEEYVCNGIGLKNLRGRYQMLVGKNIQIDDSNGYFVVSLPLLNTPERI; this is translated from the coding sequence ATGCTGCGATCAACAAGAAATGAATTTCTTATTGGATTCACCCTATCGGTGATTCTTTCTCTTTTTGCCAATTTTGCATTGTTGATACGCCGTTATGATCTGATGATGGACTCGAAATTGCCTGGTTCTTCTTATGCGATAGAGAAATATGAATTGTGGTTCTCTGTCTTATGGTTTTTCTTTTTCTCTTTTGTATTGTTTGTTCTTTATAGATGGGCATACAGATGGGGTGATAAGGTGTTTCAACATAAAGAAGTAAAGACGATAGGACTTGCGATGGGAAGTATTTTTATTGTTGCTTTAGGGCTGTACAGGGCATATCCTGTTATAAATACGGCTGTAATGGGAAAGGTCTGTAATGTATCTGTTCTTCATGATTGTGCAGAGCGTTCAATTATGATAACAGAGGTTTCAGGAAAGATGCTTGATACTGTTTCTGGTTCTGTAGTGGAACCGGATAAGATTCGGGTAGGAGTGAATACCGTGTTTTCAACAGCTTATTCGAATCCTTTATTGATAGAGCATATTTTTGTATTGTTGACTATTATGTTAAGTATGCTGTTACTTCACTTGCTTGATAAAAAGCAGGAAATGAAATTAGAGTATGAGAAGATAAAAGTAGAGAAACTGCAAAACTCATATAATGCACTGATGGGACAAATCAACCCGCATTTCTTTTTCAATTCGTTGAATGGGCTTAATTCATTAATTCGTATGGGAGAGCAGGAAAAGACGCTTGAGTATCTGAATGGATTGTCTAATGTTTTCCGGTATATTCTGCAAAGTAATCATAAGACATTGGTAACTCTTGATGAAGAATTGCAATTTATTAAGGCATATACTTATTTGCTTAGTGTGCGATATGAGAATAAGTTGTTTTTCTCAATTCGGATAGCTGATATTTGCTTACAGAAGCGCTTACCTATCCTAAGTTTGCTTCCATTGATTGAAAATGTGGTTAAGCACAATGTTATTAGCATGCAACATCCTTTACAGATTGAGATTTATACAACTTCAGAAGATTTATTAGTCGTTTCAAATTTTATTCAACCCAAAATGGAAGAGTATGTCTGCAATGGGATTGGATTAAAGAATCTTCGGGGACGTTATCAGATGTTGGTTGGCAAGAATATACAGATAGATGATTCTAATGGATACTTTGTGGTTTCTCTGCCTTTATTAAATACACCGGAGCGAATATGA
- a CDS encoding DUF4270 family protein — MHKLLIVIGFCLVTFLGVISCYDERNTFGDRLVDSDLRNISMDTSTIVMTAVLIDSLETSGKQVVLAGRYVHPVWGKVSAASYIPYVRPQYSTEADVTVKFDSLMLVLSSSGDFVGDTTLQQRYFIHLLTEKIILNDNGYLYNNSSFAYESEPMASYSFIPRPHVTEKLEIRLPDELGQDLLTRFHNHDESVAINHFEDYFKGIVIMPDEKQSYSLLSFQVSDSLSALVLHYHIEGGYENQQKLVFSPNTTTQFNQLIHERHGTPMEPYPLKKVEIPSEKLGNRGILFSGIGWYTRLEFPYLNNIMEQGEYIHIEKAGLKIYPEYGTYSGYNALPDSIFLYIADENNVVTDAVKDYLGKQVQGGKLVKDDLFLGNAYYYFDVTKFMKDELGTSGKYKHNLQLVFNSDDYTKTLKNLTFGDPNGQHPIILQLNYKIYESY; from the coding sequence ATGCATAAATTGTTGATTGTTATTGGCTTTTGTTTAGTCACATTTTTAGGAGTGATATCGTGCTATGATGAGCGCAATACTTTTGGGGACAGGTTGGTTGATTCGGATTTGCGCAATATAAGTATGGATACAAGTACCATTGTCATGACTGCTGTGCTGATAGATTCTTTGGAAACTTCCGGCAAACAGGTTGTTCTTGCGGGAAGATATGTGCATCCGGTATGGGGGAAGGTCTCTGCTGCCAGCTACATACCTTACGTGCGGCCTCAATATTCGACAGAAGCGGATGTGACGGTAAAGTTTGACTCATTAATGTTGGTACTTTCCAGTAGTGGTGATTTTGTTGGTGATACGACTTTACAGCAACGATATTTTATTCATTTACTTACGGAGAAAATTATTCTGAATGACAATGGTTATTTGTATAATAATTCTTCATTTGCTTATGAATCCGAACCGATGGCCAGTTATTCTTTTATACCTAGACCTCATGTTACAGAGAAACTGGAAATACGTTTGCCTGATGAGTTAGGACAAGATTTGCTGACTCGTTTTCACAACCATGATGAGTCTGTTGCTATCAATCATTTTGAAGATTATTTTAAAGGGATTGTTATAATGCCTGATGAAAAGCAAAGTTATTCATTGCTGAGTTTTCAAGTTTCGGATTCATTGTCGGCTTTGGTATTGCATTATCATATTGAAGGGGGATATGAGAATCAACAGAAGCTGGTTTTCTCGCCGAATACAACTACGCAATTTAATCAGTTGATACATGAACGCCACGGTACTCCTATGGAACCTTATCCGTTGAAAAAGGTAGAGATACCTTCTGAAAAATTAGGAAATCGTGGAATATTGTTCAGTGGTATCGGCTGGTACACTCGTCTTGAATTTCCTTATCTTAATAATATTATGGAACAGGGAGAGTATATACATATCGAAAAAGCCGGATTGAAAATATATCCTGAATATGGGACTTATTCGGGATATAATGCGTTGCCGGATAGTATCTTTCTATACATAGCAGATGAAAATAATGTAGTGACTGATGCTGTAAAAGACTATTTAGGAAAGCAAGTACAGGGTGGAAAGCTGGTGAAAGATGATTTGTTTCTTGGAAATGCATATTACTATTTTGATGTTACCAAGTTTATGAAAGATGAGTTGGGAACTTCAGGTAAATATAAACATAATCTTCAGTTGGTATTTAATAGTGATGATTATACCAAGACACTGAAGAACCTGACTTTCGGTGACCCCAATGGGCAGCATCCTATTATTTTACAACTAAATTATAAAATATATGAAAGCTATTAA
- a CDS encoding Kelch repeat-containing protein — protein sequence MKHQNLLALLLTMFSVITVSCSNDDEDEDLMGKWYRVSDFDGLARGEATSFTIGNKGYLTGGYDARKHLNDLWEYDMELDFWTQKASFPGTSRSSSTAFSVGGKGYFGTGYDGKNYYNDFWEYNPGTNAWSSKKDYPGSARNDAIAFGLSDKGYLGSGYNGNYLKDFYCYDPQTDTWEQIVSLGGSKRRGATCFVINDIAYVCAGFNNGEYVKDFWKYDPSQKRWIQLRDITDTSDATYDNKYNSITRIYGVAFVIDGQAYLTCGGAPDLRSNTWKYSPTNDLWEEVAKFKGAPRTATASFSNGDKGFIVTGRSNNYRFDDIWELHPYEYDDDNYENN from the coding sequence ATGAAACATCAAAATTTATTAGCACTTCTGTTAACAATGTTCTCTGTTATCACAGTTTCTTGTAGTAACGATGACGAGGATGAAGATTTAATGGGTAAATGGTATCGTGTTTCCGATTTTGACGGCCTGGCACGTGGAGAAGCAACCTCTTTCACTATCGGTAACAAGGGGTATCTCACCGGTGGTTATGACGCTAGAAAACACCTGAATGATCTATGGGAATATGATATGGAACTCGACTTTTGGACACAAAAAGCTTCTTTCCCGGGAACTTCCCGTAGTTCATCCACAGCATTTTCCGTTGGCGGCAAAGGATACTTCGGAACAGGTTATGACGGAAAAAACTACTACAATGATTTCTGGGAATATAATCCGGGCACAAATGCCTGGAGTTCAAAAAAGGATTATCCGGGTAGCGCGCGAAATGATGCCATAGCATTTGGGTTATCAGATAAAGGTTATCTAGGTAGCGGCTATAACGGAAACTATCTGAAAGATTTCTATTGTTATGATCCGCAAACTGATACATGGGAACAAATTGTCAGCCTGGGTGGAAGTAAACGTCGGGGAGCTACCTGCTTTGTGATAAATGATATTGCTTATGTTTGTGCCGGATTCAATAATGGTGAATACGTTAAAGATTTCTGGAAATATGATCCTTCTCAAAAGCGTTGGATTCAACTTCGTGATATCACAGATACCTCGGATGCAACATACGACAATAAATATAACAGTATCACACGAATTTACGGAGTTGCCTTTGTCATTGACGGGCAAGCATACCTAACCTGTGGTGGAGCGCCTGACTTACGCAGCAATACTTGGAAATACTCTCCTACTAATGATTTATGGGAAGAAGTTGCCAAATTCAAAGGTGCTCCACGCACAGCAACCGCCTCCTTCTCTAATGGCGACAAAGGTTTCATTGTTACAGGCAGAAGCAATAATTACCGCTTTGACGACATATGGGAACTTCATCCATACGAATATGACGATGACAATTATGAAAATAATTAA
- a CDS encoding DUF4907 domain-containing protein yields MKIINIKIRTCVLWISLLSLLTIILLHHSIMVIEDEGEPKAELEIFQYKNGWGYQIVMKQKILIYQPTIPAIDTVIPFPDEVSTRKVGILVLKRFNAHRNFSVSKNEVQQCLPSH; encoded by the coding sequence ATGAAAATAATTAATATCAAAATCAGAACTTGCGTACTTTGGATTAGTTTACTGTCGTTACTAACCATCATTCTTCTTCATCACTCAATTATGGTAATTGAGGATGAAGGAGAACCAAAAGCTGAACTGGAAATATTTCAATATAAAAATGGTTGGGGATATCAAATTGTCATGAAGCAGAAGATTTTGATATACCAACCCACTATCCCGGCTATTGATACAGTAATCCCTTTTCCTGACGAGGTCAGCACACGAAAAGTCGGTATTCTAGTTTTAAAACGATTTAATGCTCATCGCAATTTTTCTGTGTCAAAAAATGAAGTGCAACAATGCTTACCTTCTCATTAA
- a CDS encoding ATP-binding protein: protein MGGVLRKLPIGIHDFEKLRKGDYLYVDKTALVWRIANIGKTYLLTRPHHFGKSLLLSTFKAYFEGKKELFEGLAIAGMEKDWSKYPVLHLDLNAEKYETPDDLLAMLNQHLEKWEAVYGDEKREWNLEGRFGYVICRASEQFGCGVVVLVDGYDKPLLKALGNDALLDDYRKTLNAFYSVLKSSDRYLHFVLLTGVTKFAQTGMCNDLNQLNDISMMSQYATICGITQQELEDTFMPALNQLAKENELTYEETLNKMMALYGGYHFCEFVEGVFNPFSVLNVFDGYKFSNYWFQTANPAFLVELLKKREYDLRTLIDGIETSVSSFTEYRVEANNPIPLIYQSGYLTIKDYDKRFGNYLLEFPNDEVRYGFMDFLVPYYTSVVDDERGFYLGKFVRELENGDVNAFLTRLQAFFADFPYELNEKTERHYQVVFYLVFKLMGQFTGAEVLSARGRADAVVKTPKYIYVFEFKLNGTAEQALQQIDEKGYLIPYQADGRELVKVGVEFSAEKRNIDRWLY, encoded by the coding sequence ATGGGCGGGGTATTACGCAAACTTCCAATTGGAATACATGACTTTGAGAAACTTCGTAAAGGAGATTATCTCTATGTGGATAAAACCGCTCTTGTATGGCGAATAGCTAACATAGGTAAAACTTATCTTTTAACTCGCCCTCATCATTTTGGAAAAAGCCTACTACTCTCTACTTTTAAAGCCTATTTTGAAGGCAAGAAAGAACTATTTGAAGGGTTGGCTATTGCTGGTATGGAAAAGGATTGGAGTAAATATCCGGTATTACATTTGGATTTGAATGCCGAGAAGTATGAAACTCCAGATGACTTGCTTGCTATGTTGAATCAACACTTGGAGAAATGGGAAGCTGTATATGGAGATGAGAAAAGAGAATGGAACTTGGAAGGAAGGTTCGGTTATGTTATCTGTCGTGCCAGCGAACAGTTTGGATGTGGAGTAGTAGTGCTTGTTGATGGATATGATAAACCTTTATTGAAGGCATTAGGTAATGATGCTTTGCTTGATGATTATCGTAAAACCTTGAATGCTTTTTATAGTGTACTGAAAAGTTCTGATCGTTATCTTCATTTTGTTTTACTTACAGGTGTGACTAAGTTTGCACAAACTGGTATGTGTAATGATTTGAATCAGTTGAATGATATCAGCATGATGTCTCAATATGCGACGATTTGTGGTATTACACAACAAGAACTGGAAGATACTTTCATGCCAGCACTGAATCAATTGGCGAAAGAGAATGAACTAACTTATGAAGAAACGTTGAACAAGATGATGGCTTTATATGGCGGTTATCATTTTTGTGAGTTTGTAGAAGGGGTATTTAATCCATTCAGTGTGCTTAATGTTTTTGACGGGTATAAGTTTAGTAACTATTGGTTTCAAACAGCTAATCCAGCTTTTTTAGTCGAGTTACTCAAAAAACGGGAGTATGATTTGCGTACATTAATTGATGGAATTGAGACTAGTGTTTCTTCTTTCACGGAATACAGGGTGGAGGCTAATAATCCGATTCCGCTGATTTATCAGAGTGGCTATTTGACTATAAAAGATTATGATAAGCGTTTCGGAAACTATCTATTGGAGTTTCCGAATGATGAAGTTCGCTATGGCTTTATGGATTTTTTGGTTCCCTATTATACATCGGTGGTGGATGATGAACGGGGTTTTTATTTGGGTAAGTTTGTACGCGAATTGGAGAATGGTGATGTCAATGCTTTCCTTACCCGCTTACAGGCTTTTTTTGCGGATTTCCCTTACGAACTGAATGAAAAGACCGAACGTCATTATCAAGTTGTATTTTATTTAGTTTTTAAATTGATGGGACAATTCACCGGAGCAGAGGTTCTTAGTGCCCGCGGACGGGCGGATGCAGTGGTGAAAACTCCGAAGTATATTTATGTGTTTGAATTTAAATTGAACGGGACTGCTGAACAGGCTTTGCAGCAGATCGATGAAAAAGGTTATCTGATTCCTTATCAGGCGGACGGGCGTGAACTGGTCAAAGTAGGAGTGGAGTTCAGTGCGGAAAAAAGAAATATAGACCGGTGGTTGTACTAG
- a CDS encoding HU family DNA-binding protein — protein MAIRFRRVFRLCDPTNKEAGKKVYPVISYQYDTSATLDEFAKEIASASGVSEGETISVLKDFRTLLRKTLLGGRSVNIKGLGYFFLSAQSKGTEKAEDFTIANISGLRVCFRANSDIRLFTGTTTRSDGLKFKDLDHINDSGLVGDGSDGGETPDPDGGSGDDGETPDPAA, from the coding sequence ATGGCAATTAGATTTAGAAGAGTGTTTCGCCTGTGTGACCCTACAAATAAAGAAGCAGGAAAGAAAGTATATCCAGTGATTTCTTATCAGTATGATACAAGTGCAACACTGGATGAATTTGCAAAAGAGATAGCTTCTGCTTCCGGTGTCAGTGAGGGTGAAACAATTAGTGTTCTCAAAGATTTCCGTACGTTGTTGAGAAAGACATTGCTGGGTGGCCGTTCGGTGAATATTAAAGGATTAGGCTATTTTTTCCTTTCTGCACAGAGCAAGGGAACGGAGAAAGCTGAGGACTTTACTATCGCCAACATTTCAGGGCTTCGTGTTTGTTTTCGTGCCAACTCGGACATTCGTCTGTTTACCGGGACGACTACCCGTTCGGATGGATTGAAGTTCAAGGATTTGGATCATATTAATGATTCGGGTCTTGTTGGTGACGGTTCGGATGGTGGTGAAACTCCGGATCCGGATGGCGGTTCGGGAGATGACGGTGAAACACCGGATCCGGCAGCTTGA
- a CDS encoding MIP family channel protein, whose amino-acid sequence MKTKFIAEMVGTMVLVLMGCGAAVLNGGATSVAAVLTIAFAFGLSVVAMAYTIGPVSGCHINPAITIGVWLNGGLSVMEAGVYIVAQVTGGILGSALLWVITGTMGIEGTGANGFEEPYLLAAFVAEAVFTFIFVLTVLGTTDRDNGSPHFAGLAIGLTLVLVHIVCIPVTGTSVNPARSIGPALFAGVEAISQLWLFIVAPIVGAVVAVPVWKAIKGN is encoded by the coding sequence ATGAAAACGAAATTTATAGCTGAAATGGTGGGCACTATGGTGCTTGTTTTAATGGGATGCGGTGCTGCTGTATTGAATGGCGGTGCGACATCGGTAGCCGCTGTGTTGACGATTGCTTTCGCGTTTGGCTTGTCGGTGGTGGCAATGGCTTACACAATCGGCCCTGTTTCGGGCTGTCATATTAATCCGGCCATCACTATCGGTGTTTGGCTGAATGGCGGACTGTCGGTTATGGAAGCTGGTGTGTATATTGTAGCGCAAGTGACGGGCGGAATACTTGGTTCTGCATTGTTGTGGGTGATTACCGGCACAATGGGGATAGAAGGTACGGGAGCCAACGGTTTTGAAGAACCGTATCTGCTGGCTGCATTTGTTGCCGAGGCGGTGTTTACTTTCATCTTTGTGTTGACTGTGCTGGGCACTACCGACCGGGATAATGGCAGTCCTCATTTTGCGGGGCTGGCTATCGGATTGACTTTGGTCTTGGTGCATATTGTATGTATTCCCGTTACGGGGACGTCGGTTAATCCGGCCCGTAGCATTGGTCCGGCATTGTTTGCCGGTGTGGAGGCTATCAGCCAGCTCTGGCTGTTTATTGTGGCTCCGATTGTCGGTGCAGTGGTAGCTGTGCCTGTCTGGAAAGCAATAAAAGGGAATTAA
- a CDS encoding OmpA family protein — MKKRIITVALVLSSVCAMAQQKENRDTDGNILRGPYETNSFWSNWHIGVGGGINIYEGEFDNKTSVGNRIAPALDVSLGKWITPSYGVRLQYSGLKAKGLTDASGMYAKGAHRGYYKEEFNVSNLHADFMWNWSNGFLGFNEKRVWNVIPFVGFGWARSWGNSTHDNEIAANIGILNTFRLGKRLDLTLEGRQMLVKECFDGTVGGSKGEGMSAVTLGLSVKLGRTRFDRVEKVAPADYSSYNERINALRAKNHDLSTEAQRLAAELEAARNRKPEVVNESKVTASPVALFFPIGKATLDKKELTNLEFYVNNAIKADKNKTFTLIGSADSATGSKELNQRLSEQRMEYVYNLLVEKYKISPERLVKKAEGDTNNRFSEPELNRAVIVE; from the coding sequence ATGAAAAAGAGAATTATTACAGTTGCATTGGTATTATCATCAGTCTGCGCTATGGCGCAACAAAAGGAAAATCGCGATACGGACGGAAATATTCTTCGTGGCCCGTATGAAACGAATAGTTTTTGGAGTAACTGGCATATCGGTGTAGGTGGTGGAATCAATATCTATGAAGGTGAATTTGATAATAAGACATCGGTGGGCAACCGTATTGCTCCCGCATTGGATGTTTCGTTGGGTAAATGGATAACCCCTTCTTACGGAGTCCGTCTGCAATATTCGGGTCTGAAAGCCAAGGGGCTGACGGATGCAAGCGGGATGTATGCCAAAGGGGCGCATCGCGGTTATTACAAGGAAGAGTTTAATGTATCCAATCTCCATGCGGACTTTATGTGGAACTGGTCGAACGGTTTCCTCGGATTCAATGAGAAACGTGTGTGGAATGTGATTCCGTTTGTCGGTTTCGGTTGGGCACGTTCGTGGGGAAACAGCACGCATGATAATGAAATTGCTGCCAACATCGGTATTTTGAATACGTTCCGTCTGGGCAAGCGTCTGGACTTGACTTTGGAAGGACGGCAGATGCTAGTGAAAGAGTGTTTTGACGGAACGGTAGGCGGCAGCAAAGGTGAAGGAATGAGTGCTGTGACACTGGGACTAAGCGTGAAGTTGGGCAGGACCCGTTTCGACCGCGTTGAGAAAGTGGCTCCGGCAGATTATTCATCTTATAATGAACGTATCAACGCGCTTCGTGCCAAAAATCATGATTTGAGCACCGAAGCACAGCGCCTTGCCGCCGAACTGGAAGCTGCCAGAAATCGGAAACCGGAAGTGGTGAATGAATCGAAAGTGACTGCTTCGCCGGTAGCCCTGTTCTTCCCTATCGGCAAGGCTACTTTGGATAAGAAGGAACTTACCAATCTTGAGTTTTATGTGAACAACGCTATCAAGGCGGATAAGAACAAGACTTTCACGCTGATTGGTTCGGCGGACAGTGCTACGGGCAGTAAGGAACTGAACCAGCGTTTGAGTGAACAACGTATGGAATATGTGTACAATTTATTAGTCGAAAAGTATAAAATTTCCCCTGAACGTCTCGTGAAGAAAGCGGAGGGCGATACGAACAACCGTTTCAGTGAACCTGAATTGAACCGTGCCGTAATCGTCGAATAA
- a CDS encoding HU family DNA-binding protein, with protein MNKSELIKEVALKGQLSFSEATNAVNAIMETIAETMHKGESVTLVGFGTFVVQERKARNGHNPVTGGSMVISAKRQVKFRPGSKMKLE; from the coding sequence ATGAACAAATCAGAATTAATCAAAGAAGTAGCCTTGAAAGGTCAGTTGAGTTTTAGCGAAGCTACAAATGCAGTGAATGCAATAATGGAAACCATTGCGGAAACAATGCATAAAGGAGAGAGTGTCACCTTGGTCGGTTTCGGAACTTTTGTCGTTCAGGAACGGAAAGCGCGCAATGGGCATAATCCTGTGACTGGCGGCTCAATGGTAATCTCGGCTAAGCGACAGGTAAAATTCCGTCCTGGCAGTAAAATGAAATTAGAGTAA